The stretch of DNA GCCGGGGCCGGGCCGAAGCGGAAGCCGATGTCGGCGGCCTGGTCGGCCTTCGGGGCCGAGCGCAGCACGGACTGGGGGCGGACGAAGAGATTGTGCGGGGCGGGGCGGCTGCCGTCGCGGAAGTAGGCGCCCGGGAGGCGGCCGGGCGAGCGGACGTACAGCGGGGACCGGTTGAGCATCTTGTTGAGCGAGCTGCGCACCCCCGAGTAGGCCAGGGCCGGGCGGCCGAACTGCCGCAGCAGCTCGACGTCGGACTCCCGCGCGCTGCGCACCGGGCCGACAGCCTCCGGCAGACGGCTCGAATACACACCCATCAGCCGGCTCATGCCGCCCTCGACCTTCTCCACGTAGACGATGTCCGCCTGCGCGAGACCGGTGTGCGGCCGGGCCATGCGGGCGTTGTCGAGCTTCACCGCGAGGACCGGCCCCTGATCCGCCTTCTTCCCGGTGAAGGGCGACCGTTCCAGGGGCGGGGCCCCGGTGTCCGCCGGTGCGCTCTCGTGGGCGGCACCCATGGTGAGCGCGCCCACGGCGACGGTGGCGAGAAGGCGTGTGCCGACGCGGGTACGGCGGCGGGCCCGGCTCCCTGATCCGGCCTGATCCACACGAGAGGCCCTAGCTGTCATCGCGGTTCTCCGTTCGTCCCCGAACGCGCGGTTGGGGGACCAGTTCGTTCCTGGCAGTGGCAGCCGCAGTCCTTCCTCCGCCGCGCGGGCGGTGAACCCGGTTAGGGCCATACAGGCGTCAGGACTCACCGCAGCGGCGTACACGCCGGACCCTCCCGCGGGCCCGGCGCGCTCCTTAGGGCCTGTCCGATGGGTCAGGCCCTAGTAGCCGTCAGGCGGTGTGCAGGGTCAGGCCGTAGCGCCCGAGGATCTCGTTGACCGGCTGGTGCCAGGTCTGGCCGCCGCCGCTGCAGTTGCCCCAGCCGCCGGAGGTGACGCCCTGGGCCTGGTCGCCGCTGATGAACGAGCCGCCGGAGTCGCCCGGTTCCGCGCAGACGCTCGTCTTGGTCATCTGGTGGACGGCGCCCTGGCTGTAGTTGACGGTCTCGTTCTTGGCGAGCACGGTGCCGCAGTGCCAGTGCGTGGTGGAGCCGGAGCGGCAGACCGACGCTCCCACGGGCGCCTCGGCCGAACCGCGGACGAGCTGGTCGGGGACGGTGCCCCAGCCGAGCACCACGGGGACGGTCCACCAGCCGTTGCCCACGCTGACGTACGCGTAGTCGTCACCGGGGAACGAGGAGCCCTGGAAGCTGCCGATGTTCGAGCCGTCCCAGCCGCGCACCCCGGCTCCGGCCCGCCCGCAGTGGCCCGCCGTGACGAAGCCGCCGTGCACCGAGAAGCCGATGGAACAGCGGACGTTGCCGGTGTAGTAGGGGTCGCCGCCCACGGTGCCCGCGGCGAAGGTGCTCGGTGCCTTGCCGACGGTCTCGACCTTGACGGGGCCCGCCTTCCGGGCGCGGTCGACGAAGCGTCGGACATCGTTGTCGTCCTTCTGAGCGGCGACGACGTTCACCACGATGGTGTTGCCGCGCGGCGCCACGTGCCAGCTGCTGACGCCCTTGGGCGCGGACAGGGAGTCGATGCGCTCCTTGGCGGCGTCCAGTTCCTTCGCGCTGTGGCGGACCACGCGGACGGTCGCGCCGGTCGCGCGCAGGGCGGCGGTCCTGCCCGCGCTCGTGGTGGCGACGGTCAGCTTCGCGGTGTCCGCGTCGTACCAGGATCCGGCGTACGTGGATCCGGCCGCCCGCTGCGCCGCGCGGTCGACGCGGATCGCGGTCTTCTCGGCGGCGAGACGGGCGCGCGCCTGGCTCGCGGTGAGTCCGAGGTCGTCCTGCAGGGCAGTGAGCATGCCCGCGGAGGCCGGGGGAGCGGAGGGTGCGGGGGCGGCTCCGGCGGTGGAAGTGAGCGAGGCGCTCGCCCACGTGCCGACCAGGAGTAAGGAGGAGAAGGCGATGCGGACTCCGGTTCTGCGTCTCATGGCTGTGCCCTTTCTGTCGTTCCATCGGGGTGGGGAGGAACAGGGTGATGAGAGCGCTCTCACGATGAGTTCAGGCGGAGCATAAGAGTGGTCTGGCGGTCATGTCCATACCAACTGAGCGTTCCCGAGCGGCCATTGGAGCCGGAAATTCCTGCGCGACGAAGACTGGGTACGGTGTACGCTTTTCCTTCCGCCCGGTTCAGGCCAAGGAGCATCAGTGACGGTCATCCCCGCCGACAGCCACCACGTGATTCAGGTGCGAGGCGCCCGCGAGAACAACTTGCGGGACGTTTCGCTCGACATCCCCAAGCGGCGCCTCACCGTCTTCACCGGAGTCTCGGGCTC from Streptomyces sp. BA2 encodes:
- a CDS encoding DUF3048 domain-containing protein; its protein translation is MTARASRVDQAGSGSRARRRTRVGTRLLATVAVGALTMGAAHESAPADTGAPPLERSPFTGKKADQGPVLAVKLDNARMARPHTGLAQADIVYVEKVEGGMSRLMGVYSSRLPEAVGPVRSARESDVELLRQFGRPALAYSGVRSSLNKMLNRSPLYVRSPGRLPGAYFRDGSRPAPHNLFVRPQSVLRSAPKADQAADIGFRFGPAPAGGSPATARTVRYSSASHTFSWSPGERRWLASFDGAPARSTSGARLGARTIVIQHVDMPPSRYKDVNGAATPYIKTVGSGRATVLRDGKAYETRWKRSSPEGGTTFTLSNGQRMPFARGQVWMVFADR
- a CDS encoding S1 family peptidase codes for the protein MRRRTGVRIAFSSLLLVGTWASASLTSTAGAAPAPSAPPASAGMLTALQDDLGLTASQARARLAAEKTAIRVDRAAQRAAGSTYAGSWYDADTAKLTVATTSAGRTAALRATGATVRVVRHSAKELDAAKERIDSLSAPKGVSSWHVAPRGNTIVVNVVAAQKDDNDVRRFVDRARKAGPVKVETVGKAPSTFAAGTVGGDPYYTGNVRCSIGFSVHGGFVTAGHCGRAGAGVRGWDGSNIGSFQGSSFPGDDYAYVSVGNGWWTVPVVLGWGTVPDQLVRGSAEAPVGASVCRSGSTTHWHCGTVLAKNETVNYSQGAVHQMTKTSVCAEPGDSGGSFISGDQAQGVTSGGWGNCSGGGQTWHQPVNEILGRYGLTLHTA